In Populus alba chromosome 1, ASM523922v2, whole genome shotgun sequence, a single window of DNA contains:
- the LOC118035888 gene encoding probable polygalacturonase At1g80170 gives MEKLFIIILLGLLILANGVAENTVYNNFALLEELESFEIDEENDVVLFDIPSWTSERGGKVLVNVDSFGAVGDGISDDTQAFVKAWENACATPEAVFLVPSDRHYLVNATRFKGPCEDRLVIQIDGTIVAPGEPKNWDPDLARQWLEFSKLNGVLFQGNGVIDGSGSKWWASSCKKNKTNPCRGAPTALTIDSSSSVKVKGLTIKNSQQMHFVISKSASVRISQVSVSAPGDSPNTDGIHITQSTNVVLQDCKIGTGDDCISIVNGSSGIKMKRIYCGPGHGVSIGSLGKDNSTAIVAKVVLDTAFIRETTNGVRIKTWQGGNGFVRGVRFENVRMDNVDNPIIIDQFYCDSPASCQNQTSAVKISEIMYRNISGTTKSEKAMTFACSDSVPCSNIVLSNVDLEMEDSTVETYCNSAEGFGYGIVHPSADCLTSHDKETELSQNYILNEETEIDELADSNSDHIVHTEL, from the exons ATGGAAAAATTATTCATCATTATCTTGCTTGGTTTGCTCATATTGGCTAATGGAGTTGCTGAAAACACGGTGTATAACAACTTTGCCCTTCTTGAGGAGCTTGAAAGctttgagatagatgaagaaaatgatgtggTACTTTTCGATATCCCGTCTTGGACAAGTGAACGTGGTGGCAAGGTTCTTGTTAATGTTGATAGCTTTGGTGCAGTTGGAGATGGAATTTCTGATGACACCCAG GCCTTTGTGAAAGCTTGGGAAAATGCTTGTGCTACACCAGAAGCAGTTTTCTTGGTTCCTTCCGATCGCCATTATTTAGTTAATGCAACAAGATTTAAAGGCCCTTGTGAAGATAGATTGGTCATCCAG ATAGATGGAACAATTGTAGCACCTGGTGAGCCTAAGAACTGGGACCCCGATCTTGCTCGACAATGGCTTGAGTTCTCTAAGCTGAACGGAGTCCTCTTCCAAGGGAATGGAGTTATTGATGGTTCAGGCAGCAAATGGTGGGCGTCATCTTGCAAAAAGAACAAGACCAAT CCTTGCAGAGGAGCACCGACG GCATTAACAATTGATTCAAGCTCATCAGTGAAGGTAAAAGGTCTTACTATAAAGAACAGCCAGCAGATGCATTTTGTGATTTCCAAGTCAGCATCCGTGCGAATATCTCAAGTTAGTGTTTCAGCTCCCGGAGACAGTCCAAACACTGATGGAATCCATATTACTCAATCAACTAATGTTGTTCTCCAGGACTGCAAAATTGGAACAG GTGACGATTGCATCTCAATTGTTAACGGTAGCTCCGGTATTAAGATGAAGAGAATATATTGTGGACCTGGACATGGAGTCAG CATTGGAAGTCTTGGAAAGGACAACTCAACAGCCATAGTCGCTAAGGTGGTCCTGGATACTGCATTTATCAGGGAGACAACCAATGGCGTCAGGATTAAGACATGGCAG GGAGGTAATGGTTTTGTCCGCGGGGTACGTTTTGAAAATGTAAGGATGGACAATGTCGATAACCCCATCATTATCGACCAATTCTACTGCGATTCTCCAGCATCCTGCCAAAACCAG aCATCAGCAGTAAAAATTAGCGAGATCATGTATCGCAATATTAGTGGGACTACAAAGAGTGAAAAAGCAATGACATTTGCGTGCAGTGACTCAGTTCCTTGCAGCAACATAGTCCTGAGTAACGTCGACTTAGAGATGGAGGATAGCACGGTAGAGACCTACTGCAATTCGGCGGAAGGTTTTGGATATGGCATCGTTCACCCTTCAGCCGACTGCTTAACTTCTCATGACAAAGAGACAGAACTTTCCCAAAACTACATTCTCAACGAGGAGACAGAAATTGATGAGCTTGCAGATTCCAACAGCGACCACATTGTTCATACTGAACTTTGA